A single region of the Geobacillus subterraneus genome encodes:
- a CDS encoding YebC/PmpR family DNA-binding transcriptional regulator — MAGHSKWKNIQRRKNAQDAKRGKLFMKLAKEIYVAAKTGGGDPAANPGLRLVVEKAKAANMPSENIERAIKKATGNQEHTNYEEIRYEGYGPGGVAVMVVCLTDNKNRTAANVRAAFSKNGGNLGETGCVSYLFERKGLLVIDREQHNVDEEELLLLAIEAGAEEMETTDESFEIYTAPESFEEVKGQLEQQGLTFASAEITMIPQTYTTLSGDELKKMLKLIDTLEDDDDVQEVYHNLDESVLEEQ, encoded by the coding sequence ATGGCTGGACATTCGAAGTGGAAAAATATCCAACGGCGGAAAAATGCTCAAGATGCCAAGCGTGGCAAGCTGTTTATGAAACTGGCGAAAGAAATTTATGTCGCCGCGAAAACCGGCGGCGGCGACCCGGCGGCTAACCCGGGCCTGCGCCTTGTCGTTGAGAAGGCAAAGGCAGCCAATATGCCGAGCGAAAACATTGAACGGGCGATTAAAAAAGCAACAGGAAACCAAGAGCATACGAATTATGAGGAAATCCGTTATGAAGGATACGGACCGGGCGGCGTCGCTGTCATGGTTGTCTGCCTGACCGATAATAAAAACCGCACCGCCGCCAACGTGCGGGCGGCATTTTCGAAAAACGGCGGCAATCTGGGGGAAACGGGCTGCGTCTCTTACTTGTTTGAGCGCAAAGGCTTGCTCGTCATCGACCGTGAACAGCACAACGTTGACGAAGAGGAGCTGTTGCTTTTGGCGATTGAGGCGGGGGCGGAGGAAATGGAAACGACGGATGAATCGTTCGAAATTTATACGGCGCCTGAATCGTTTGAGGAGGTAAAAGGGCAGCTCGAACAGCAAGGATTAACGTTTGCGAGCGCGGAAATCACGATGATTCCGCAAACATATACAACGTTATCAGGCGATGAATTGAAAAAAATGTTAAAGTTAATCGATACGCTTGAAGATGATGATGACGTCCAAGAGGTGTACCATAACTTGGATGAATCGGTGCTTGAAGAACAATAG